The following coding sequences lie in one Rhinolophus ferrumequinum isolate MPI-CBG mRhiFer1 chromosome 14, mRhiFer1_v1.p, whole genome shotgun sequence genomic window:
- the ZNF696 gene encoding zinc finger protein 696: protein MERATLMDTCTDFPAQASSVGQAPEQGAESTGLTPRQEAPEEREHHGERTPGLCQRPPQPLGFLDLCGNEAGERPREVAQGPAGYEETGDQNGQEDSVSGSNTTLNAGSGTDGRGPWKGRPHQCSTCDRSFKCYSDVVKHQSIHSGEKPYACSDCGKAFIHSSHVVRHQRIHNGEKPYVCKECGKAFSQSFNLIRHQRVHTGEKPYDCAECGKTFSQRSDAVKHQRTHSGERLYECRECGKSFIHSSNVVRHQRTHHGENPYECGECGKAFSQSSNLIQHQRVHTGEKPFACQECGRAFSRSSFLSEHRRIHTGEKPYACSECGRAFRALSGFFRHQRIHTGEKPFRCTECGRAFRLSFHLIQHQRVHSQE from the exons ATGGAGAGGGCCACCCTGATGGACACATGCACAG atttcccagcacagGCATCAAGTGTTGGCCAGGCTCCTGAGCAAGGGGCTGAGAGCACAGGGTTGACGCCACGGCAGGAGGCTCCAGAAGAGAGGGAACACCACGGAGAGAGAACGCCAGGACTGTGCCAGAGGCCTCCCCAGCCACTGGGGTTTCTGGACCTTTGTGGGAATGAAGCTggagagaggcccagagaggtcgcTCAGGGCCCAGCTGGTTATGAGGAAACTGGGGACCAGAATGGCCAGGAGGACAGTGTATCCGGGTCAAACACTACCCTGAATGCAGGCTCTGGGACAGATGGCAGAGGCCCCTGGAAAGGGCGGCCTCACCAGTGCAGCACCTGTGACAGGAGCTTCAAATGCTATTCGGATGTGGTGAAACACCAGAGCATCCATtctggggagaaaccctatgcATGCAGTGACTGTGGGAAGGCTTTCATCCACAGCTCACATGTCGTCAGGCACCAGCGAATTCACAATGGGGAGAAGCCATATGTGTGCaaggagtgtgggaaagccttcagccaGAGCTTCAATCTGATTAGACACCAGAGGGTTCACACCGGGGAAAAGCCTTATGACTGCGCCGAGTGTGGCAAGACCTTCAGTCAGCGGTCAGACGCTGTTAAGCACCAGAGAACCCATAGTGGAGAGCGGCTGTACGAGTGCCGGGAGTGTGGGAAATCCTTCATCCATAGTTCCAATGTCGTTCGGCACCAGAGGACCCACCACGGGGAGAACCCGTACGAGTGTGGCGAGTGCGGCAAGGCCTTCAGCCAGAGCTCCAACCTCATTCAGCACCAGCGCGTGCACACGGGCGAGAAGCCCTTCGCCTGCCAGGAGTGCGGGCGGGCCTTCAGCCGCAGCTCCTTCCTCAGCGAGCACCGGCGCATCCACACCGGCGAGAAGCCGTATGCTTGTTCCGAGTGCGGGCGCGCCTTCCGGGCCCTGTCGGGCTTCTTCCGGCACCAGAGGATCCACACAGGCGAGAAGCCCTTCCGCTGCACCGAGTGCGGACGGGCCTTCCGGCTGAGCTTCCACCTCATTCAGCACCAGCGGGTCCACAGCCAGGAGTGA